A stretch of the Papaver somniferum cultivar HN1 chromosome 6, ASM357369v1, whole genome shotgun sequence genome encodes the following:
- the LOC113290964 gene encoding uncharacterized protein LOC113290964 has product MESQLTSPNLLGVSVVTFGTKNGFGEEDNRALETVLKLYTAIKQRNVGELSDVIGDECRCVCNFFSYFHSFYGKKLVLDFFRFLLEYLGKNIEFVVRPTLHDGMNVGVSWKLVWDKKHDVPLGKGISFYMCHVYHGKMVIRNVEMFLEPLVHIEPLQLKVIAFVMSILDKWGWNKEVQSWNKIRSNIKEKRALYLSSTLAVTVVFLFMIGLC; this is encoded by the exons TTGTTACATTTGGCACCAAAAATGGTTTTGGCGAGGAAGATAACAGGGCACTTGAGACCGTGTTAAAGCTTTATACGGCGATCAAGCAGAGGAATGTTGGAGAATTGTCAGACGTCATTGGAGATGAATGTAGATGTGTTTGTAACTTCTTTTCTTACTTCCATTCATTCTATGGGAAGAAG CTAGTGTTGGACTTCTTCAgatttttgttggaatacttgggaaagaacatagaatttgtaGTGCGTCCCACATTACATGATGGAATGAATGTTGGCGTTTCATGGAAATTAG TATGGGACAAGAAGCATGATGTACCACTTGGAAAAGGTATCAGCTTCTATATGTGTCATGTCTACCATGGAAAGATGGTAATAAG GAACGTGGAGATGTTTTTGGAGCCGCTTGTCCATATCGAACCGCTTCAACTG AAAGTCATTGCATTTGTGATGTCAATCTTGGATAAGTGGGGGTGGAACAAAGAGGTACAGAGCTGGAATAAAATTAGATCAAACATCAAAGAGAAGAGGGCTTTATATCTCTCGTCCACTTTGGCTGTCACAGTTGTGTTCTTGTTCATGATCGGCCTGTGCTAG